Proteins found in one Arthrobacter pascens genomic segment:
- a CDS encoding cation:proton antiporter, with protein sequence MFEAPSILFTAAGAAVFVAAILPKLLRNAPFSMPMVFLGAGMAAFSLVPTLPDPDPIAHGDLALRLSEVCVIISLMGAGLALDRPVGRKRWATTWRLLGIAMPLCIVAPTLLGLWFLGLGLGAALLVASILAPTDPVLASEVQVGEPADRDDEADKEDEVRFGLTSEAGLNDGLAFPFVYLAMAVSVAGASPSEWFPEWFGIDVLWRLGVGLLLGFGTGKVLARLFFSTRKESMRLSNHSEGFVALAATFLAYGLTEMIEGYGFIAVFVCAVTIRAAEHTHGYHRVLHSYVEQLERLMTVVILVLLGGAIARGLLADIGWPELLVGLAFLLLVRPLAGWVGLLGGKTGPRERVALSFFGIRGIGSLYYLSYALGKGQFAGQADWLWAFVGLVVALSIVIHGATTSPLMNRLDRLRKRRALAESGDEGLAPNTPV encoded by the coding sequence ATGTTTGAAGCCCCCAGCATCCTGTTTACCGCAGCGGGTGCCGCAGTGTTTGTGGCCGCCATCCTGCCGAAACTCCTGCGCAACGCCCCGTTTTCCATGCCTATGGTGTTCCTGGGGGCCGGCATGGCGGCCTTTTCGCTGGTCCCCACACTGCCTGATCCGGATCCGATCGCCCACGGCGATCTTGCCCTCCGACTGTCAGAAGTCTGCGTCATCATTTCCCTGATGGGCGCCGGACTGGCCCTTGACCGGCCGGTGGGCCGCAAGCGCTGGGCCACCACCTGGCGGCTCCTGGGGATTGCCATGCCCCTGTGCATCGTAGCCCCGACGCTGCTGGGACTCTGGTTCCTTGGCCTTGGATTGGGTGCTGCCCTGCTGGTGGCGTCCATCCTGGCGCCCACGGATCCGGTCTTGGCATCCGAGGTGCAGGTGGGCGAACCGGCGGATCGGGACGATGAGGCCGACAAAGAGGATGAGGTCCGGTTTGGCCTGACGTCCGAGGCCGGCCTGAACGACGGCCTGGCCTTCCCTTTTGTGTACTTGGCCATGGCCGTCAGCGTTGCGGGGGCGTCGCCGTCGGAGTGGTTTCCGGAGTGGTTCGGGATCGATGTGTTGTGGCGGCTGGGGGTGGGCTTGCTGCTGGGGTTCGGCACGGGCAAGGTGCTGGCGCGGCTGTTCTTCTCTACGCGGAAGGAAAGCATGCGGCTGTCCAACCATTCGGAGGGATTCGTTGCCCTGGCCGCGACATTCCTGGCCTACGGCCTCACCGAAATGATCGAGGGCTATGGGTTCATTGCCGTGTTTGTGTGTGCGGTAACCATCAGGGCCGCGGAGCACACGCACGGCTACCACCGGGTGCTGCACTCCTACGTGGAGCAGCTCGAGCGGCTGATGACCGTGGTGATCCTGGTCCTGCTGGGAGGAGCCATTGCCCGCGGCCTGCTCGCCGATATTGGCTGGCCTGAGCTGCTCGTGGGGCTGGCGTTCCTGCTGCTGGTGCGGCCACTGGCAGGCTGGGTGGGCCTGCTGGGCGGCAAGACGGGCCCGCGGGAACGCGTTGCGCTCTCGTTCTTCGGGATCCGCGGAATCGGCTCCCTCTACTACCTTTCCTATGCGCTGGGAAAAGGCCAGTTCGCCGGGCAGGCTGACTGGCTCTGGGCCTTCGTGGGACTGGTGGTGGCACTGTCCATCGTGATCCATGGTGCCACCACTTCGCCGCTCATGAACCGGCTGGACCGGCTCCGCAAGCGGCGGGCACTGGCGGAATCGGGTGACGAGGGGCTGGCCCCCAATACGCCCGTGTAG
- the hutG gene encoding formimidoylglutamase, with the protein MALPALTVDVPPQPWTGRFDGDGREHRRWWQAVSRYAPGSTASSAPAGLSALPASRPAVLLGFASDEGVRRNRGRPGAALAPTALRAALGPLAFHLDRTVSDAGDVVVAGGALEAGQARAGLAITAMLDAGQLTVVLGGGHETAFASYLGLAGSEAIRAGKRLGVLNLDAHFDLRDEPVPSSGTPFLQMAAAEAAAGRGLRYAVVGISEPNNTGALFSTAERLGVRYLRDEDCTAERTRAFVDDFIAGVDVLYLTIDLDVLPASVAPGVSAPAAYGVPLPVISAVCRQVAESGKLLHVDVAELNPAFDVDGRTATVAARLVNTVLR; encoded by the coding sequence ATGGCCCTACCCGCGCTCACCGTCGATGTCCCACCGCAGCCTTGGACGGGCAGGTTCGACGGCGATGGCCGGGAGCACCGCCGCTGGTGGCAGGCGGTGTCGCGCTATGCGCCCGGCAGCACTGCGTCCTCCGCCCCAGCAGGTCTTTCAGCCCTTCCGGCATCCCGCCCGGCTGTTCTTTTGGGGTTTGCCAGCGACGAAGGCGTCCGCCGGAACAGGGGCCGTCCCGGCGCCGCCCTGGCCCCGACTGCCCTCCGCGCCGCCCTGGGGCCGTTGGCGTTCCACCTGGACCGGACGGTGTCCGATGCCGGGGATGTTGTGGTGGCCGGCGGTGCCCTGGAAGCAGGGCAGGCCCGTGCCGGGCTGGCCATCACAGCAATGCTCGACGCCGGCCAGCTCACCGTGGTGCTCGGCGGCGGCCACGAAACAGCTTTTGCCAGTTATCTGGGACTCGCCGGATCCGAAGCGATCCGCGCTGGCAAACGGCTGGGCGTCCTGAACCTGGACGCGCACTTTGACCTCCGCGATGAACCCGTGCCCAGTTCAGGCACACCGTTCCTCCAGATGGCGGCCGCGGAAGCCGCCGCCGGGCGCGGACTCCGGTACGCCGTCGTCGGGATTTCCGAGCCCAACAACACCGGAGCACTGTTCAGCACGGCGGAACGGCTGGGCGTGAGGTATCTGCGGGATGAGGACTGCACTGCGGAGCGCACCCGGGCCTTTGTGGATGACTTCATCGCCGGCGTGGATGTGCTGTACCTGACCATCGATCTTGACGTCCTGCCGGCATCGGTGGCTCCCGGGGTTAGCGCGCCCGCAGCCTACGGCGTCCCGCTCCCGGTCATCAGCGCGGTGTGCCGGCAGGTGGCGGAAAGCGGAAAGCTGTTGCACGTGGACGTGGCCGAGCTGAATCCGGCGTTCGACGTCGACGGCCGGACCGCCACGGTTGCGGCGCGGCTGGTGAACACGGTGTTGCGCTAG